The following are encoded in a window of Natrononativus amylolyticus genomic DNA:
- a CDS encoding neutral/alkaline non-lysosomal ceramidase N-terminal domain-containing protein — MPAHEARLRAGSASTDITPEEPVVMSGYGAREGRSTGVHDPLFAAALVLDDGTSTVGVASVDVLNVSREFTNRVRTALASAGVDLDSIVVAATHTHAGPYLPARALDVSPPLRATADVSETVSRIEEAVVETFRRAHAALEPAAVHTATDSEGAVQENRRAAGGVGGNVRVPHGPVDPNVTAVLVETVSGAETVLYNFACHPVCATARETHLSADWPGVARERVREVRPGATVLFLNGAAGDVNPAGLRPGRSRAEAYEAMERVGGRVGDAVVRALEGAEPAADGASRAPIFVDEAELRLPVKRTPPVETLEARIDDLDDRIERLEADGETVGAEKLAWDRQYATELLAIARWDATCLPNRLPYFEIGTIGVLGMPGEVHTAHGLRFKSAARAESLLLAGYANDYVGYLPPLADLENVGYEVRTAKLSPEAVLEFRREALGLVGALTSSPSAADGGQ; from the coding sequence GTGCCCGCCCACGAGGCGCGACTCCGCGCTGGATCGGCGTCGACCGATATCACGCCCGAGGAGCCGGTTGTGATGAGCGGCTACGGCGCTCGGGAGGGTCGTTCGACGGGCGTTCACGATCCGCTGTTCGCCGCCGCCCTCGTTCTCGACGACGGCACATCTACGGTCGGTGTCGCCTCGGTGGACGTGCTGAACGTCTCCCGGGAGTTCACGAACCGGGTTCGAACTGCGCTCGCGAGCGCCGGCGTCGACCTCGATTCGATCGTCGTCGCGGCGACGCACACCCACGCGGGGCCGTACCTTCCCGCTCGGGCGCTCGACGTGAGCCCGCCGCTTCGGGCGACCGCGGACGTCTCGGAAACCGTTTCGCGGATCGAGGAGGCGGTCGTCGAAACGTTCCGACGGGCGCACGCCGCCCTCGAGCCGGCCGCGGTTCACACCGCCACCGACTCCGAAGGGGCGGTTCAGGAGAACCGCCGCGCGGCGGGTGGCGTCGGCGGGAACGTTCGCGTGCCACACGGGCCGGTCGACCCCAACGTCACCGCCGTTCTCGTCGAGACGGTTTCGGGGGCGGAGACGGTGCTCTACAACTTCGCCTGTCACCCGGTGTGTGCGACAGCGCGAGAGACGCACCTCTCGGCGGACTGGCCGGGCGTCGCCAGGGAGCGCGTTCGCGAGGTCCGTCCGGGGGCGACGGTGCTCTTTCTCAACGGCGCCGCCGGCGACGTCAACCCGGCGGGACTGCGCCCGGGCCGCTCGAGAGCGGAGGCGTACGAGGCGATGGAGCGGGTCGGCGGTCGCGTCGGCGACGCCGTCGTCCGTGCGCTCGAGGGCGCGGAGCCGGCGGCGGACGGCGCCAGCCGCGCCCCGATTTTCGTCGACGAGGCGGAGCTCCGGCTCCCGGTCAAGCGAACGCCCCCCGTAGAGACGCTCGAGGCGCGGATCGACGACCTCGACGATCGGATCGAGCGCCTCGAGGCCGACGGCGAGACCGTCGGCGCGGAGAAACTCGCCTGGGACCGTCAGTACGCCACGGAGCTGCTCGCGATCGCGCGCTGGGATGCGACCTGCCTCCCGAACCGGCTGCCGTACTTCGAGATCGGAACGATCGGGGTCCTGGGGATGCCCGGCGAGGTACACACGGCCCACGGCCTCCGCTTCAAGTCGGCGGCGCGCGCCGAGTCGTTGCTGCTGGCCGGTTACGCGAACGACTACGTCGGCTACCTGCCGCCGCTCGCCGACCTCGAAAACGTCGGGTACGAAGTCCGAACGGCGAAGCTCTCGCCGGAGGCGGTCCTCGAGTTCCGCCGCGAAGCGCTGGGGCTCGTCGGGGCCTTAACTTCGAGCCCGTCGGCCGCCGATGGCGGTCAGTAA
- a CDS encoding Gfo/Idh/MocA family protein — protein MVDIGIVGLDTSHSESFAATIQEHGLAELTAVWDGGAVRSDAYADRFCERYEATRFAEPLDLVSAVDAVLILTVNWDTHRELAVPFLERGVPTLVDKPIAGSLEDVRAIRDAIGETPFFGGSAVPYQSAVRSLDSFGDQQTVYCIGYDDTFYYGSHVIDTVRRLAGAPWTCASRANDPGQTVDVAFEDGTYATVRLDDPSDDELFTFFSIGERTVRRDVGSSAEEMTEMYENYIDTFLEVVAGARNPADRVLDAASLLLAVNAALEHPGPITPNCRILSEYSVDGAAFLAEYEPYY, from the coding sequence ATGGTCGATATCGGTATCGTCGGCTTAGACACGAGTCACTCGGAATCGTTCGCAGCGACCATCCAGGAGCACGGTTTGGCTGAGCTCACGGCCGTCTGGGATGGTGGTGCGGTACGGAGCGATGCGTACGCGGACCGGTTCTGCGAGCGCTACGAAGCGACCCGATTCGCGGAGCCGCTGGATCTCGTCTCCGCCGTCGACGCCGTCCTGATTCTGACGGTAAACTGGGACACCCACCGCGAGCTCGCGGTCCCGTTTCTCGAGCGCGGCGTGCCGACGCTGGTCGACAAACCCATCGCGGGCTCTCTCGAGGACGTTCGCGCGATTCGAGACGCGATCGGTGAGACGCCGTTTTTCGGCGGCTCCGCGGTTCCCTACCAGTCTGCGGTTCGCTCGCTCGACAGCTTCGGCGATCAGCAGACGGTGTACTGCATCGGCTACGACGACACGTTCTACTACGGCAGCCACGTGATCGATACGGTTCGCCGGCTGGCTGGAGCGCCCTGGACGTGCGCGTCGCGGGCCAACGACCCCGGTCAGACGGTCGACGTCGCCTTCGAGGACGGAACGTACGCGACCGTTCGACTCGACGATCCGAGCGACGACGAGCTGTTCACCTTCTTCAGCATCGGCGAGCGAACCGTTCGACGGGACGTCGGTAGCTCCGCGGAGGAGATGACCGAGATGTACGAGAACTACATCGACACGTTCCTCGAGGTCGTCGCGGGAGCCAGGAACCCCGCGGACCGGGTTCTCGACGCCGCATCGCTTTTACTCGCCGTGAACGCCGCGCTCGAGCACCCCGGCCCCATCACGCCGAACTGCCGAATCCTCTCGGAGTACTCCGTCGACGGCGCCGCCTTCCTCGCGGAGTACGAGCCCTACTACTGA
- a CDS encoding mandelate racemase/muconate lactonizing enzyme family protein gives MEVTQIDAIPVAVPVAPLEEGGLAPYSSNHDEVEVVGRMLVRLETDDGITGWGEMLNAMQSPRVTAAVIEDVIAPRLLGRDLSEIRGFVDDFYYPYVKVRPFLGAVETAMWDALGKKRGAPISELLGGGVRERVDVAYCLGMLSEAESRTYAARAREQGFTVLKTKAGPDWRGDVDRIRAMHHETDGALEFRIDPNQGWTFEEAVRAGAVLEDEGIYLQYLEQPCRIDTYGTYERLRQRLRQPIAANEDTYFPRNLYHLCERAAIDVACVDLVPAGGLLAVRDQIAVAEKAGVSVTHHNGFDLGIKQAAVLQLYASTPALNLPPDSVYYGWADHILTEPLVVENGSMPVPDGPGLGVDVDEDAVERYRVD, from the coding sequence ATGGAAGTTACGCAAATAGACGCGATTCCGGTCGCGGTTCCGGTCGCCCCGCTCGAGGAAGGCGGGCTGGCACCGTACAGCAGTAACCACGACGAAGTCGAAGTCGTCGGTCGAATGCTCGTCCGCCTCGAGACCGACGACGGCATCACGGGGTGGGGAGAGATGTTGAACGCGATGCAGTCGCCGCGGGTGACCGCCGCCGTCATCGAGGACGTCATCGCCCCGCGGCTGCTCGGCCGCGACCTGTCGGAGATTCGCGGGTTCGTCGACGACTTCTACTACCCGTACGTCAAAGTCAGACCGTTCCTCGGAGCCGTCGAAACCGCCATGTGGGACGCCCTCGGCAAGAAACGCGGCGCGCCGATCTCGGAGTTACTCGGCGGCGGCGTTCGCGAGCGCGTCGACGTCGCCTACTGCCTGGGAATGCTCTCGGAAGCCGAGTCGCGAACGTACGCCGCTCGAGCGCGCGAACAGGGGTTTACCGTCCTCAAGACGAAAGCCGGCCCCGACTGGAGAGGCGACGTCGACCGCATCCGCGCGATGCACCACGAGACGGACGGCGCCCTCGAGTTTCGGATCGATCCCAATCAGGGGTGGACGTTCGAGGAGGCCGTTCGCGCGGGTGCCGTCCTCGAGGACGAGGGGATCTACCTCCAGTACCTCGAGCAGCCGTGTCGGATCGACACGTACGGCACCTACGAGCGCCTTCGCCAGCGGCTTCGCCAACCGATCGCCGCCAACGAGGACACGTACTTCCCGCGCAACCTCTATCACCTGTGTGAGCGGGCCGCGATCGACGTCGCGTGCGTCGACCTCGTGCCCGCCGGCGGCCTGCTCGCGGTTCGAGACCAGATCGCGGTCGCGGAGAAAGCCGGCGTCTCCGTAACCCACCACAACGGGTTCGACCTCGGGATCAAGCAGGCCGCGGTGCTCCAGCTCTATGCGAGTACGCCGGCGCTGAACCTGCCGCCGGATTCGGTGTACTACGGCTGGGCCGATCACATCCTGACGGAGCCGCTCGTCGTCGAAAACGGATCGATGCCGGTTCCGGACGGTCCCGGACTCGGCGTCGACGTCGACGAGGACGCCGTCGAGAGATACCGCGTCGACTAA
- a CDS encoding sugar phosphate isomerase/epimerase family protein: protein MVRTAIQLQTLEDLPDELPELIARVGDTTLEGVEFTGLAGSSPSVVADAVATAGVEMIGAHVSVDQLESEYDALVETYGELGCRRFIAQSYDEDAFDSLEATEAVADHLSDLASKLAADGFEFCYHNSTVEFDQLGDEYVYDVLLDRTDDSIAFELDTGLAVYAGADPISLLSRYGDRISLVHLTDSVPGREATIQVEVGAGELDVKRCVDAARDADVAWLVYEHGQTDDPLDSLSYASTLLPTLSSGHDPNATSSVY, encoded by the coding sequence ATGGTGCGAACAGCGATACAGCTTCAGACGCTCGAGGATCTTCCTGACGAACTGCCCGAACTCATCGCGCGCGTCGGCGACACCACGCTCGAAGGGGTCGAGTTCACGGGTCTCGCCGGCTCGTCGCCGTCCGTCGTCGCCGACGCGGTCGCAACCGCGGGCGTCGAAATGATCGGCGCGCACGTCTCGGTCGACCAGCTCGAATCGGAGTACGACGCGCTCGTCGAGACCTACGGTGAACTCGGGTGTCGGCGGTTCATCGCGCAGTCGTACGACGAAGACGCCTTCGACTCGCTCGAGGCGACCGAGGCGGTCGCGGACCACCTCTCCGACCTCGCCTCGAAACTGGCAGCCGACGGGTTCGAGTTCTGCTATCACAACTCGACGGTCGAGTTCGACCAGCTCGGGGACGAGTACGTCTACGACGTGTTACTCGACCGGACCGACGACTCGATCGCCTTCGAACTCGACACGGGACTGGCCGTGTACGCTGGCGCCGATCCGATCTCGCTTCTCTCCCGGTACGGCGACCGGATCTCGCTCGTTCACCTCACCGACTCGGTTCCGGGTCGAGAAGCGACGATTCAGGTCGAAGTCGGCGCCGGCGAACTCGACGTCAAACGCTGCGTCGACGCCGCGCGCGACGCCGACGTCGCGTGGCTCGTCTACGAGCACGGACAGACCGACGACCCGCTGGACTCGCTGTCGTACGCTTCGACGCTGTTGCCCACCCTCTCGAGCGGACACGACCCCAACGCGACCTCGAGCGTTTACTGA
- a CDS encoding ABC transporter substrate-binding protein has translation MLALTGAGAAGLLAGCTGDDNGDGGGSNGGGDDNRFVTTQLAAQEDIQFNPRNITIPPEWDISQAVYASAVIESRTFGEYYPAALSDYTIDGDTLTVEVLEDLTWHNGDQVTAEDYVRSVQIGYIAGENVVDRLDSIEDMYAEDDTTAVFELNETYNPVALETNILSEHQFHAHEEHYAEFVERYVDAGSDDAREEVQADLAEFNLRGEDVEPYASGPFELETIDTQGVHFTTYEDYPWASIQQNLEENYDLDLSDYPDELNYDGQTSQFFGERPQLHQAAQNGNIDGGDGFEIDSEDEIANEYPEGAEYNAIVSGWNDAFVFNWLEGEHADMWRDERVRKAFAHILDYDGISHQYHGEYGVVDETFGGMTPVMEEEVSDDFLDSLTTYEEDWDRAEELLEDAGLTKEDDRWYKPDGELLEATWAAPSTVQWQQDGMEYAASNLNQFGIESTVEVIEGTTFFGQTLPNLDYELTRGFIGFSNIVSGWELSWLRYDGADESERPFANYLQEPYGEPGLEIPPIGEPDSDDTIEVDPVELYEELAHTTDEERVTEISETLAWAFNQTVPKLPGSAGVYGWFMMGDRWDYPRDQENDPLAGLMPFTYSLPQIGALARKEDS, from the coding sequence ATGCTGGCCCTCACGGGTGCGGGTGCTGCGGGCCTTCTCGCAGGGTGTACCGGTGACGATAACGGTGACGGCGGCGGCTCGAACGGTGGTGGGGACGACAACCGGTTCGTTACCACCCAGCTCGCCGCCCAGGAGGACATCCAGTTCAACCCGCGGAACATCACCATTCCGCCCGAGTGGGACATCTCCCAGGCAGTGTACGCCAGCGCAGTCATCGAATCGCGCACGTTCGGGGAGTACTACCCGGCCGCACTCTCCGACTACACCATCGACGGCGACACGCTGACGGTCGAAGTGCTCGAGGACCTCACCTGGCACAACGGGGATCAGGTGACCGCTGAGGACTACGTCCGCTCGGTCCAGATCGGATACATCGCCGGCGAGAACGTCGTCGACCGCCTCGACAGCATCGAGGACATGTACGCCGAGGACGACACCACCGCCGTCTTCGAACTCAACGAGACGTACAACCCGGTCGCCCTCGAGACGAACATCCTCAGCGAACACCAGTTCCACGCACACGAGGAACACTACGCCGAGTTCGTCGAGCGGTACGTCGACGCCGGCTCCGACGACGCCCGCGAGGAGGTGCAGGCGGACCTCGCGGAGTTCAACCTCCGTGGCGAGGACGTCGAGCCGTACGCCTCCGGTCCGTTCGAACTCGAGACGATCGACACCCAGGGCGTCCACTTCACGACGTACGAGGACTACCCGTGGGCTTCGATCCAGCAGAACCTCGAGGAGAACTACGATCTGGATCTCTCGGACTACCCGGACGAACTCAACTACGACGGGCAGACGAGCCAGTTCTTCGGGGAGCGGCCACAGCTCCACCAGGCCGCCCAGAACGGAAACATCGACGGCGGCGACGGCTTCGAGATCGACTCCGAGGACGAGATCGCAAACGAGTACCCCGAGGGCGCAGAGTACAACGCGATCGTCTCCGGCTGGAACGACGCGTTCGTCTTCAACTGGCTCGAGGGCGAGCACGCGGACATGTGGCGCGACGAGCGCGTTCGCAAGGCGTTCGCACACATCCTCGACTACGACGGGATCAGCCACCAGTACCACGGCGAGTACGGGGTCGTCGACGAGACCTTCGGCGGAATGACGCCCGTCATGGAGGAGGAGGTCTCCGACGACTTCCTCGACAGCCTCACCACGTACGAGGAGGACTGGGACCGCGCCGAGGAGTTGCTCGAGGACGCCGGCCTGACCAAGGAGGACGACCGCTGGTACAAACCCGACGGCGAGCTCCTCGAGGCGACCTGGGCGGCGCCGTCGACGGTCCAGTGGCAACAGGACGGCATGGAGTACGCCGCCTCGAACCTGAACCAGTTCGGGATCGAATCGACCGTCGAGGTCATCGAGGGGACGACGTTCTTCGGCCAGACGCTGCCGAACCTCGACTACGAGCTCACGCGGGGTTTCATTGGCTTCTCGAATATCGTGAGCGGCTGGGAGCTCAGCTGGCTCCGCTACGACGGCGCAGACGAGTCCGAGCGGCCGTTCGCCAACTACCTGCAGGAGCCCTACGGCGAACCCGGCCTCGAGATCCCCCCGATCGGCGAACCCGATAGCGACGACACCATCGAGGTGGACCCGGTCGAACTCTACGAAGAACTCGCACACACGACCGACGAGGAGCGCGTGACCGAGATCAGCGAGACGCTCGCCTGGGCGTTCAACCAGACGGTGCCGAAGCTTCCGGGCTCGGCCGGCGTCTACGGCTGGTTCATGATGGGCGACCGCTGGGACTACCCGAGAGACCAGGAGAACGACCCGCTCGCGGGACTGATGCCGTTTACCTACTCGCTCCCCCAGATCGGGGCGCTCGCGCGAAAGGAGGACTCGTAG
- a CDS encoding YIP1 family protein codes for MITRLATNPHAFVERQSKYPGIRTQSLIAFLVGVAFGLQHIGLTTVLGSELEHVSGPIWVLTVVDLVVPFVLWGVVTVLIYYTARLVGGYFQIGLLFRMVGWGFAPLIASGFLVSLARLYALQGAAPPEEPSFSAFEYEYAAYQSYVDAATNEPVFLGATAVAAGFALLSGYIWAIVIEHLSGLSFTRALAVSALPVALCLVWIGWQLV; via the coding sequence ATGATTACGCGGTTGGCAACCAATCCACACGCGTTCGTGGAGCGACAGTCGAAGTATCCGGGGATTCGAACGCAGTCGCTCATCGCGTTTCTCGTGGGCGTCGCGTTCGGCCTGCAACACATCGGACTGACCACCGTTCTCGGCTCGGAACTCGAGCACGTCTCGGGGCCGATTTGGGTGCTCACGGTGGTCGATCTGGTCGTCCCGTTCGTCCTCTGGGGGGTCGTGACGGTCCTGATCTACTACACCGCGCGTCTCGTCGGGGGCTACTTTCAGATCGGGCTGCTCTTTCGGATGGTCGGCTGGGGGTTCGCCCCGCTGATCGCGAGCGGATTCCTCGTGAGCCTCGCGCGGCTCTACGCCCTTCAGGGCGCGGCGCCGCCGGAAGAACCGAGCTTCTCCGCGTTCGAGTACGAGTACGCGGCCTACCAGTCCTACGTCGACGCGGCCACGAACGAGCCGGTCTTCCTCGGGGCGACGGCGGTCGCGGCCGGGTTCGCACTCCTCAGCGGCTACATCTGGGCGATCGTCATCGAACACCTGTCCGGCCTCTCGTTCACCCGCGCCCTCGCGGTCAGTGCCCTCCCGGTCGCGCTCTGTCTCGTCTGGATCGGCTGGCAGCTCGTCTGA